CGCCCTACGTGCGCGGCGCGATCAGCCGCGCGGCGGCGCGGGGGGCGAAGACGGTCCTCCTCGCTTGCAGCGACCCTCCGAAGGACCTCCTCCTCAACGTGGACGTCGCCATCCTGCCCAAGGTCGGCCCGGAAGCGCTCACCGGCTCGACGCGGCTCAAGGCGGGGACCGCGACCAAGCTCGTCCTCAACACGGTGACGACCGGTGCGATGATCCGCTGGGGCAAGGCCTACGGCAACCTGATGGTGGATCTGGTCGCGCTCTCCGACAAGCTCAAGGACCGCGGCGAGCGCATCGTGATGGAGGTGTGCAGCGTGCCGCGCGAGGCCGCCCGGGCCGCGATCGCCGGCGCGAAAGGACGGGTCAAGACGGCGATCGTGATGCTGAAGCGCGGCGTGGACCGCGAGTCGGCTGAGCGGTTCGTCGCGGAGGCGGGCGGCTACGCGCGCCAGGCGATCGGCGCGCGGCCGCCGCCGG
The DNA window shown above is from Gemmatimonadales bacterium and carries:
- the murQ gene encoding N-acetylmuramic acid 6-phosphate etherase, producing MSHPPLDPRLTEQRNPATAEIDLADPLAIVDLMNAQDRQVPEAVHACRREIAQAIELVEAAFRAGGHLYYVGAGTSGRLGVLDAAECPPTFGTPPELVQGIVAGGYAALVKSAEGAEDDFDAGAAAVEGKEVGATDVVFGIAASGTTPYVRGAISRAAARGAKTVLLACSDPPKDLLLNVDVAILPKVGPEALTGSTRLKAGTATKLVLNTVTTGAMIRWGKAYGNLMVDLVALSDKLKDRGERIVMEVCSVPREAARAAIAGAKGRVKTAIVMLKRGVDRESAERFVAEAGGYARQAIGARPPPVQPPPPGDAGD